In Gallus gallus isolate bGalGal1 chromosome Z, bGalGal1.mat.broiler.GRCg7b, whole genome shotgun sequence, one DNA window encodes the following:
- the LOC768614 gene encoding interferon type A3 has protein sequence MAVPASPQHPRGYGILLLTLLLKALATTASACNHLRPQDATFSHDSLQLFRDMAPTLLQLCPQHNASCSFNDTILDTSNTRQADKTTHDILQHLFKILSSPSTPAHWNDSQRQSLLNRIHRYTQHLEQCLDSRDTLSRTRWPRNLHLTIKKHFSCLHTFLQDNDYSACAWEHVRLQARAWFLHIHNLTGNTRT, from the coding sequence ATGGCTGTGCCTGCAAGCCCACAGCACCCACGGGGGTACGGCATCCTGCTGCTCACGCTCCTTCTGAAAGCTCTCGCCACCACCGCCTCCGCCTGCAACCACCTTCGCCCCCAGGATGCCACCTTCTCTCACGACAGCCTCCAGCTCTTCCGGGACATGGCTCCCACACTActccagctgtgcccacagcacaaCGCGTCTTGCTCCTTCAACGACACCATCCTGGACACCAGCAACACCCGGCAAGCCGACAAAACCACCCACGACATCCTTCAGCACCTCTTCAAAAtcctcagcagccccagcactccaGCCCACTGGAACGACAGCCAACGCCAAAGCCTCCTCAACCGGATCCACCGCTACACCCAGCACCTCGAGCAATGCTTGGACAGCAGAGACACGCTCTCCCGGACGCGATGGCCTCGCAACCTTCACCTCACCATcaaaaaacacttcagctgcCTCCACACCTTCCTCCAAGACAACGATTACAGCGCCTGCGCCTGGGAACACGTCCGCCTGCAAGCTCGTGCCTGGTTCCTgcacatccacaacctcacagGCAACACGCGCACTTAG